A part of Bacillus thuringiensis genomic DNA contains:
- a CDS encoding YgzB family protein produces MSIKYSNKINKIRTFALSLVFIGLFIAYLGVFFRENIIIMTTFMMVGFLAVIASTVVYFWIGMLSTKTVQIICPSCDKPTKMLGRVDACMHCNQPLTMDRNLEGKEFDEKYNKKSYKS; encoded by the coding sequence ATGAGCATTAAGTATTCAAATAAAATCAATAAAATCCGAACCTTTGCATTAAGTTTAGTATTTATCGGCCTCTTCATTGCATACTTAGGTGTCTTTTTTCGTGAAAACATTATTATTATGACAACATTTATGATGGTTGGCTTTTTAGCTGTTATCGCTAGTACTGTTGTTTACTTTTGGATTGGCATGTTATCTACTAAAACTGTACAAATTATTTGTCCAAGCTGCGATAAGCCAACAAAAATGCTCGGTCGTGTCGACGCATGTATGCATTGCAACCAACCTTTAACAATGGATCGAAATCTAGAAGGAAAAGAATTTGATGAGAAATATAATAAGAAGAGCTATAAATCATAG
- the perR gene encoding peroxide-responsive transcriptional repressor PerR — translation MVKEELKEALEMLKNTGVRITPQRHAILEYLVESMTHPTADDIYKALEGKFPNMSVATVYNNLRVFKEVGLVKELTYGDASSRFDYVTSQHYHVICEKCGKIVDFPYGGLEQLEEEAAKTTGFVINSHRLEIYGVCPECHKA, via the coding sequence GTGGTCAAAGAAGAATTAAAAGAAGCGCTAGAAATGCTGAAAAATACGGGTGTACGCATTACTCCACAGCGTCATGCTATTTTAGAGTACCTTGTGGAATCTATGACGCACCCAACAGCGGATGACATTTATAAAGCATTAGAAGGTAAGTTCCCAAATATGAGTGTTGCAACTGTTTATAATAACTTACGTGTATTTAAAGAGGTTGGACTTGTAAAGGAATTAACTTATGGAGATGCTTCAAGTAGATTTGATTATGTTACAAGTCAACATTATCATGTGATTTGCGAAAAATGTGGTAAGATTGTTGATTTTCCTTATGGAGGTTTGGAACAGCTTGAAGAGGAAGCTGCGAAAACGACAGGCTTCGTTATTAATAGTCATCGCTTAGAAATTTATGGCGTTTGTCCAGAGTGTCATAAGGCGTAA
- a CDS encoding potassium channel family protein, whose translation MLWGFILLIAAIAILRSVQLLWSSYSDSRRFFSLYNLASLFLIYTTVLIAFGLSYVVLEEMGFAVLKEDGESLHAQSFQLVEICLYFSAVTLLSVGYGDIAPIGIGRWIAIAEALIGYTLPFAFVMRSVIDNEK comes from the coding sequence ATGTTATGGGGATTTATTCTATTAATTGCAGCAATTGCTATTTTGAGAAGTGTCCAATTGTTATGGAGTTCATATTCAGATTCTAGGCGTTTCTTTTCGCTTTATAATTTAGCCTCCCTATTTTTAATTTATACAACGGTATTGATTGCGTTTGGGTTAAGTTATGTTGTATTAGAAGAAATGGGCTTTGCAGTTTTGAAAGAAGATGGAGAAAGCTTGCATGCCCAATCTTTTCAACTTGTAGAAATTTGCTTATATTTTAGCGCAGTTACTTTATTGTCCGTTGGGTACGGTGATATAGCTCCGATTGGAATAGGGAGATGGATTGCGATTGCAGAAGCGCTAATTGGATATACATTACCGTTTGCTTTTGTCATGAGGTCTGTAATAGACAATGAAAAATAA
- the bcp gene encoding thioredoxin-dependent thiol peroxidase — protein MITVGEMAPEFTLEGSNGEQVHLADFRGKNVVLYFYPKDMTPGCTTEACDFRDAYGLFQEKDTVILGVSPDSANRHLKFIEKHELPFVLLVDEDHKVAELYDVWKLKKNFGKEYMGIERSTFLINKDGELVKEWRKVKVKGHIEDVLSYIK, from the coding sequence ATGATCACAGTAGGAGAAATGGCTCCAGAATTTACATTAGAGGGAAGTAACGGGGAACAAGTTCACTTAGCTGATTTTCGTGGTAAAAATGTAGTTCTATATTTTTATCCGAAAGATATGACTCCAGGGTGTACAACTGAAGCGTGTGATTTTCGAGATGCATATGGATTATTTCAAGAGAAAGATACAGTTATTCTTGGTGTAAGCCCTGATTCAGCGAACAGACATCTGAAATTCATTGAGAAGCATGAACTTCCATTTGTACTTTTAGTAGATGAAGATCATAAGGTAGCAGAATTGTACGATGTTTGGAAATTGAAAAAGAACTTTGGGAAAGAGTACATGGGAATCGAACGTTCTACATTCCTTATTAATAAAGACGGTGAGCTTGTAAAAGAATGGCGTAAAGTGAAAGTGAAAGGACATATTGAGGATGTTCTTTCTTATATAAAGTAA
- a CDS encoding ABC transporter permease, with protein MIYINLFLQYASQYIKTKLEYRGDFIVGLLSDLSLQAVNLIFILVVFGHTQALKGWSREEVIFIYGFFLVPFAIFSAFFNIWDFNDRYIIKGEMDRILTRPIHSLFQIILERMELESLIGAITGIIVMGYAAVELQLSFYWYDFFLFLLMVGGGALVYGGIFVTLASLGFWSDAKSSIMPLMYNIGNYGRYPVNIYNRVIRFILTFVLPFAFVGVYPAAYFLRKTEWNSYAFATPFVGVICFTIAITLWNQGVKRYRGAGN; from the coding sequence ATGATATATATAAACCTATTTTTGCAATATGCAAGCCAATATATAAAAACAAAATTGGAGTATCGGGGCGATTTTATCGTTGGATTACTTTCTGATTTATCACTACAGGCTGTTAATTTAATCTTTATTCTCGTTGTGTTTGGGCATACACAAGCATTAAAAGGCTGGAGTAGAGAAGAAGTAATCTTTATTTATGGTTTCTTTTTAGTGCCGTTTGCTATTTTCTCGGCTTTCTTTAACATATGGGACTTTAATGATCGTTACATTATTAAAGGAGAAATGGATCGTATATTAACAAGACCGATTCATAGTTTGTTTCAAATTATATTAGAAAGAATGGAGCTTGAATCTTTAATTGGAGCGATTACAGGAATAATTGTAATGGGCTACGCAGCAGTCGAGTTGCAATTATCTTTTTACTGGTACGATTTCTTCTTATTCTTACTGATGGTAGGAGGGGGAGCCCTTGTATACGGAGGGATATTTGTTACGCTTGCAAGCCTTGGTTTTTGGTCGGATGCGAAAAGTTCAATTATGCCGCTAATGTATAACATAGGTAACTATGGTCGTTATCCTGTTAACATTTATAACCGTGTGATTCGCTTCATTTTAACGTTTGTTTTACCATTTGCGTTTGTCGGAGTATATCCAGCAGCATACTTTTTAAGAAAAACAGAGTGGAATAGCTATGCGTTTGCGACACCATTCGTTGGTGTTATCTGTTTTACGATTGCAATCACTCTTTGGAATCAAGGGGTAAAAAGGTACCGTGGTGCTGGGAATTAA